TGATCGGGCGTACGTCGATGCCGTCGGCACGGGCGGTGGCGGTCATGGATTCACGCTAGGCGGAGGGCCGGTCGGTGTCGCGCGAATATCCGACCGCCTGCCCTCCCCCTGCCCCCCCCGAGCGACTCACACGAGCAGGTCGTCGACCTGGGCCTCCCCCTCGCGGTATCGGCGCGCGATCTCCGCGCTGCACTCGTCGGCCGTGCGCTGGAGCCGCTGCCGCCGCCGGGAGACCTGCTGCTCGTAGCGCACGAGCCGCACCATCGCGGTGTTCAGCTCCAGGTCCGTCCGGGCGTCCAGATCGGACAGCTCGACCTCGGCGAGCATCTCCGCGGCCAGCCGCCGGTACTCCTCGCCCTGCGGCGTCCCCAGGGTCAGATGGCGGGCGGAGGAGCGGTGCCGGGCCGGGGCGTCCCGCAGGATCTCCGCGAGCCGTTCGACGACGGACGCCTGAGCGGGTACGGCGACGGAGGCCGCCACCGGGGTGCGCCGCTTCAGCTCCGCCCGCAGGATGTCGATCCGCCCCTGGAGCAGCCGCCGTACGTAGCTGAGGTCGGCTTCGTCGCGCTGGGCCTCGCGGCGCAGCGTGCGCAGCTCGGGCAGGCTCAGCGCGGTCAGATCGTGCTCGGGAGCGTCCGAGGGCAGCGGCGGACTGTCGGTGCGCTGTGTGGGCGGCCGGTGGTACTCCGACGCCCCGGTCCCCGTGTGGCTCGACCAGACGGCATCCAGCGGATGCCCGGTACGTGATGTGCTCATGTGCCTCAACCGTCCCCTCGACCGGTGTGTGAAAGCATCGTGTCACCCCAAGTGGCCACTATGGGAACGAGTGCCCCCGATAGACCCCAGATGGGCGCTTAAGCAGCAAAATACGTCCGTGCACGGCCTGTTGGCGCCCGGTGCAAACCACCCTTTCGGGCCATGCGCGAACCACCTGCGATCGCGCGTTCACCGCCCTGCATGATGGACGTATGCGAGCAGTGGTGCAGAGGGTGGACGGCGCGAGCGTCGTCGTGGACGGCGAGACCGTGGGGGCGATCGAAGGCGAAGGGCTGTGCGTCCTCGTCGGCGTCACGCACGAGGACACCAAGGAGAAGGCGGCCCAGTTGGCCCGCAAGCTCTGGTCGGTCCGCATGCTGCACGACGAGAAGTCGTGCAGCGACATCGACGCCCCGCTCCTGGTGATCAGCCAGTTCACCCTGTACGGCGACGCCCGCAAGGGCCGCCGCCCCACCTGGAACGCCGCCGCCCCAGGCGAGGTGGCCGAACCGCTCGTCGACGAGGTGGTCGCCCAACTGCGCTCGCTGGGCGCGACGGTGGCCACGGGCCGCTTCGGAGCCGCCATGCGCGTATCACTGACGAACGACGGCCCGTTCACCGTGCTGATCGAAATCTGACCCGAAAGGACTACAAGCTCTACGGCTCGACAACGGCTTCCTGGGCCGCGGCCGTGTCCCCGGCCACCAGCGGCGCGTCCACCGGCACGTTCCGCTTCACCAGCGCGAGGGCGACCGGCCCGAGCTCGTGGTGGCGTACGGAGGTCGTGATGAAGCCGATCTTCCGGCCGTCGGGGCCGTCGTCCGCGAGCCGCAGCTCGGTGCCCGCCACCGGCAGGTGGACCTCGCTGCCGTCCAGGTGCAGGAAGACCAGCCGGCGCGGCGGCTTGCCCAGGTTCTGCACCCGGGCGACCGTCTCCTGGCCGCGGTAGCAGCCCTTCTGCAGGTGCACCGCGGAGCCGATCCAGCCCAGCTCGTGCGGGATGGTCCGGTGGTCGGTCTCGAAGCCGAGCCGGGGCCGGTGCTGCTCCACGCGCAGCGCCTCGTAGGCGAGGATCCCGGCGGGCGGCCCGGCCTGCCCGGCGTACGCCTCCAGGTCGGCGCGCGGCAGGAACAGGTCCCGTCCGTACGGCGTCTCCCGTACGGCCACGCCCTGCGGCACCTCGGCGATGGAGCCGGCCGGCAGGTGGACGAGCGCGATGTCGGCGGTCCGGTCGGCGACCTCGACCCGGTAGAAGAACTTCATCGACTCCAGGTACGCGATCAGGGCGTCCTGGGTGTCCGGCTCCACATGGGCCCAGACGGTCTCGCCGTCGTCGACGAGGTAGAGGGCGTGCTCGATGTGGCCGTTCGCGGACAGGATCAGCGCCTCGGTGGCCCGGCCCGCCGGGAGGTCGCTGACGTGTTGGGTGAGCAGCAGGTGCAGCCAGGCGAGGCGGTCCTCGCCGGTGACGGTGACGACCCCCCGGTGCGAGAGGTCCACGAAACCGGCGCCGTCGGCGAGGGCACGCTGCTCGCGGAACAGATCGCCGTAGTGGGCGGCGACGCCTTCGTCCACGCCCTCGGCGGGGACGGCGCCGGGCAGGGTCAGCAGGGGGCTCTTCATATCCGTAAGCCTACGACTCGGTAGTTGAAGCCTTGAGCGTGCAGTCCTCGCACCGGCCGAAGATCGCGAAATGCTTCATGTCGGTGTCGAACCCGAACGTCTGCCGCAGCTTCGCGGTGAACTCGGCGGCCACGGAGACGTCCGCCTCGATGACGTTCTGGCAGTCACGGCAGACCAGGTGGAGGTGGTGGTGCCGGTCCGCGAGGTGGTACGTCGGCGCCCCGTGCCCCAGATGGGCGTGGCTGACCAGGCCGAGCTCCTCCAGCAGCTCCAGCGTCCGGTACACCGTCGAAATGTTGACCCCCGACGCCGTCTTCCTCACTTCCACGAGGATGGCGTCGGGGGTCGCGTGCTCAAGGGTGTCCACGGCTTCGAGCACGAGTTGCCGCTGCGGGGTCAGCCGGTAGCCGCGCTGCCGCAGATCGCTCTTCCAGTCGGTGCTCACCACACCAAGAGTCTAGGACTACTCGAACAGAACTACTTGAAGAAGGCGATGCCGTCGTCCGGCATATCGTCGGGCAGGGCCTTGGCCCAGCGCTCGACCTCCTCCGGGGTGACGACCTTCTTCAGGTGCGCCGACATGTAGGGGCGCAGCTCGACGTCGGGAGTCTGCTTCTCGCCGACCCACATCAGATCGCTCTTGACGTAGCCGTACAGCCGCTTGCCGCCGGTGTAGGGCTGGGAGGCGGCGGTGCGGGCCACCGCGTCCGTCACGAGGTCGATCTGCGGCTTCTTGTCGGCCAGCTCGCCGTACCAGATCTCGATGACACCGTCGTCGCGGGTCATCGTCACCTCGACCTTGCGGCCGGCGTCGATCCGCCAGTAGCCGTGCTCGGACTCCAGCGGCCGGACCTTGCTGCCGTCCTTGTCCAGCACCCAGGAGTGGGAGCGGTACTCAAGGAAGTCCCGGCCGTCGTGGGTGAAGGCGACCTCCTGCCCGAAGTTGCACTTCTCTGAGCCGGGGAAGTCGTGCACCCCGGCACCGGCCCAGTTGCCGAGCAGGAAGGCGAGCGGGACGAGGTCTTTGTGGAGGTCGGACGGGATCTCGATCATGAGAGGTTCCTAGACGTGGGTCAGCGCTGGCCCTGGTACAGCTTCTTCACGGTCAGTCCGGCGAAGGCGAGAACGCCGACGGCGACCAGGACCAACAGGATTTCGAAGAAAAGCTCCACGGGGTGCTCCTTGAGCGGGGTGCGGATGTGTGCACAGGGCCGGGCCCCAGCTTACGCGGCCGGGACCCGGGCCTCGTGGTGAGGTGGACCCGGGCGGGAGTCAGCCGAGCAGCTGGCCCTGCAGGGTCACCGTCTGCTGGAAGGGCACGGCCCGCGCTGCGCCCTTCCGGGACTGCACGACCAGCGCGAGGGTGTCACCGGCGGCGAGGTAGGCGTGGCGGACCTGTTCACCGCCGTACGGCCTGGCCTCGTCGTAGACCACGCACTCGACGTCGTCCACCACGGCGTCGTCGGGGAACGCCTTGTCGTTCGCGGACGTCCCGGCGCCGCGCAGGGGGAACTTCGGCGCACTGTAGGGGGCGAGGTAGGGCGCGAGCAGTCCGTCGACGACGGCCGCGGTGTCGAACCGGAGCAGGTAGATCCGCGTGCGGGTGCCGTCCGGCATGGTCCAGCCGCGGGCGGCGATGTGCCGCAGACCGTGGTCGGTGAGGTGCTGCCCGAGTTCCTCGCGGTCGTCCTTCGCGGCGTACTCCGCCAGGAGGTCCTTCTTCGCCAGCCAGCCGTCCGAGCCCCGCAGCGCCTTGTCCTCCCTGGCGCCCTCCGGAGCGGGCAGGAGGAGGGAACGCAGGTCGGCGTGGTGCGTGCCGGCCGTGTTCGCCTCGGCGAAGGGGCCCGGACTGCCGGAGGGCAGCGGCGGGCGGGTGAGCACCGGGTACTCCCAGCGCCCGTCCGGCTCCGTCGCGAGCCCGGGTACGTCGGTCCGCTCCATTCGCGTGATGCCGAACGCCGTGGCCGCGCCGACCGCCGCGCAGACGGCGACGGCGGCGGTCCAGCGCAGGACGGCCCGCAGGACCCGGCGGTCCTTGCGCGCCGGGCCCGATGGCACGTCCGGCCGCACCTCGGGCACGGCCGGAACGGCGGTCTGCTCCTGCTCGGTCATACCGCCTCCCCCGGCTCGGCTATACGGTCGAGCTGCTCGCGCAGCAGCATCGCGGCCCCCTTGGTGTCGAGTGGCTCCGTGCCGTCCACGACGGCGGTGACCAGGACATTCCCGACGTGGGCCGAGCAGTACATCGACTCCAGGTCCCCGTCGGCGTCCTTCGGCGGCAGGAAGCAGTGGGCGTTCTTGTGGCCCTTGATCTCCGGGCCCTTGCGGAAGGCGCCCAGGGCGTCGACGACCGCGCTCCGGAAACGTGAGGCGTCCCGGACTGCGGCCCTGTTGTCCATCTGGGCGAGCTCGACGCGCACCGTGTAGGCGTCGTCGGTGTAGGCGTCGGAGAGCTTGGTGGTGCTGAGGTAGCTGCGCATGGCGATGCCGGTGATGCGCAACTGGTCGACCGCCTTCTCCAGCCGCTTGCGCTGGGTGCGCGGCAGGCCGCTCAGGGACTCCTTGCGCAGAGCCGTGGCCTGCTCCCCGCTCAGCACGGCGTCCGAGCCGTACTCACCGAGGTCCGGGCCCCGCCCCCACCCGTTGGTCCCGGGGGCCCCGTACGGCACGAGCATGCCGGCGAGTCCGGAGGGAGCGGCCTTCTCGACCGCCTCGGCCTTGGTCTTGTTCCGGGGAAACGTCCAGACGGGGGCGCCCGCGTCCCGGTCGGCGCCGTTCACGGCCACGACGGTGTAGCCCGCGCTGCCGGCGACGGCGACCGCCAGCAGCACGGACGCGGTGACGGCGGCGACACGACCCCGGCGTACGGGCTTCTTCTGCGGCTCGGGGGCGGGCTCGGACACGGCCCTCGGCTCCACCGGCTCCACGTGGTTGTCGCTCACAGCCGCCCCATCTGCCGCTCGGCCAGGTCCATGATCTTCGCCTTGGGAATCGGCTTGGTGTCCGTCACCCAGATCTCCACGGCGATGTCGCCACGCCAGGCGTGTGCCTCGGCGTTGTACACCGGCACGTAGCCGGGCTCGGTCTCGGGCCGGTTGTGGACGTAGACCCGGCCGTCCCCGGTGCCGGGCACGGCCCAGCTGTCGGTGCCGCCCTCGGCCTCGGCCCAGTACTGGCTGTTGCCGACCCTGTCGGCGGCTGCAAGCGCCTCTTCCTGCCGGTACTGCAGCAGGCGGATCTCCACCTGGTACGTGCCGTCGACCCGCCAGCCGGTGACGGCCGCGCGCCGGAACTCTTCGCTGACGAGCTTGCCGAACATCTCGCCCGGCTTCTTGTAGTACTCCGCGTAGCCCGCGAGGTCCAGCCAGCCTTCGTCGCCCATCAGGTACTCGGCGTCCCGCGCCCCGCGCGGTTTCTTCAGCAGCAGCTTCCGCAGGTCACCGTCGGTCTTCACACGCCTGTCCCGCGCGGCCGGCAGCGGCTCGGGGCCGTCGCCCGTGGCCTGCGCGAGCGACGGCTGCGAGAGCGAGGGCAGCTTGGTGGGCGCGCGGTCCACCTGTACGAGGTAACCGGCGCAGGTGCCGGCGACCAGTCCGAGCACGGCGGCGGCACCGATCAGCGCGGCCGTACGCCCCCGCAGACGGCGACGCGGCCCGGACTCGGCCACGGACTCGCCGGCCACTTCTTCGGGTACTTCCAAGACGTCCCCCACAGAACGTGAAGCGCGCATTCCGTATGCGCGCGCACAGGAGACCTTCAGGCAGTACCCGGAGTTGTAGGGGCGTTGATTACGATTCGGCCATGGCGAAGAACCTCGTGATCAAGGTGACGGCGGGGGCCGACGCCCCCGAGCGGTGCTCCCAGGCGTTCACGGTGGCGGCGGTGGCGGTGGCCAGTGGCGTCGACGTCTCCCTGTGGCTGACCGGAGAGTCCGCCTGGTACGCCCTCCCCGGCCGGGCCGCCGAGTTCGAGCTGCCGCACGCGGCCCCGCTGCCCGACCTGCTCGACTCGATCCTGGCCGCCGGCCGCGTCACCCTGTGCACGCAGTGCGCGGCCCGCCGCGAGATCTCGGAGCAGGACGTCATCAAGGGCGTCCGCATCGCCGGCGCCCAGGTCTTCGTCCAGGAGGCCATGGCGGACGACACCCAGGCGCTCGTCTACTGAGACGTCTCGGTGTAGAGGCAGAAGGGGTGGCCCGCCGGGTCCAGGAGCACCCGGACGCCGTCCTGCGGCTGGTACGCGGCGAGCCGCGCGCCCTCGGCCAGGGCCCGCGCGGTCTCGCGTTCCAGGTCGTCGACCTCGATGTCGAGGTGGATCATCATCTGCTGCCGGTCCGGCGTGCTCGGCCAGACGGGCGGCCGGTAGGCGGGATCGGTCTGGAAGGACAGTCCGGTACCACCGTCCGGCGGCCGGATGTGCACCCAGTCCCGCGATTCCTCCCCGCGCCACACCCGCCACCCGGGCAGCAGCCGCAGGTAGAAGGCGGCCAGCTCACGGGCGTTCGGAGCGTCCAGGGTCGCCGCCGTCAGGCGCACGGTTCCTCCCCCTCGTCCATTCAGTACCGGCGCTTCTTGCCGTCCAGTTCGTCCCACCACTCGTCGGACTTGGGGTCCCCGGAGGGGTCGTCCCACCAGCGGTCGTCCGGGCCGCGGCGGTTCGCGACCATCGCCGCGACGGGCGGGATGACCATGGCGACGACGCACATCCCGACGGCGACGGGCACGGACCACAGGCGGACGACGCCCCAGGCCAGGACGAAGAGGCCGATGCAGCCGCCCATCATCGCGAAGTACGTGCGCCGCCGTCGTGCGTACATACACCCAGCGTAGGTCCGGGCATGCCGAAGGGCCGCACCCCAGGCGTCCAACCCGTGGGATGCGGCCCCTTGTGGCACTGCCGCCGTCAGATCAGACGGCGATCGCGACCTCCGCCAGGCCGCCCTTCTGGGCGACGACCGTGCGGTCGGCGGTGGCGCCGGGCACGAGGGCACGGACGGTCCAGGTGCCCTCGGCCGCGTAGAAGCGGAACTGTCCGGTCGCCGAGGTCGGCACCTCGGCCGTGAACTCGCCGGTCGAGTCCAGCAGACGGACGTAGCCCACCACGGGCTCGCCGTCCTTGGTCACCTGACCCTGGATCGTGGTCTCACCGGGCTTGATCGTCGAGGCGTCCGGGCCGCCGGCCTTCGCTCCACACATGTCGTACTCCTGAAGAGAGGTCAGATAAGGTCGGTCGGTTCGCTTACTTGTTGGCGCCGAGCTCGATCGGCACACCGACGAGGGAGCCGTACTCGGTCCAGGAGCCGTCGTAGTTCTTGACGTTCTCCACACCGAGCAGCTCGTGCAGCACGAACCAGGTCAGCGCGGAGCGCTCACCGATACGGCAGTAGGCGATGGTGTCCTTGGCCAGGTCGACGCTCTCGGCGGCGTAGAGCTCCTTGAGCTCCTCGTCCGACTTGAAGGTGCCGTCGTCGTTGGCGTTCTTGGACCACGGGATGTTGCGGGCGCTCGGCACGTGGCCGGGGCGCTGGGACTGCTCCTGCGGCAGGTGGGCCGGGGCGAGCAGCTTGCCGGAGAACTCGTCGGGCGAGCGCACGTCGACGAGGTTCTGCGAGCCGATGGCCGCCACCACGTCGTCGCGGAAGGCACGGATCGACGTGTCCTGCGCCTTGGCCTTGTAGTCGGTCTTCGGACGCTCCGGCACCTCGTCGCCGGCGACCAGCTCGCGGGCGTCGAGCTCCCACTTCTTGCGGCCGCCGTCGAGGAGCTTGACGTTGTCGTGGCCGTACAGCTTGAAGTACCAGTACGCGTAGGAGGCGAACCAGTTGTTGTTGCCGCCGTACAGGATCACCGTGTGGTCGTTCGCGATGCCCTTCTCCGACAGGAGCTTCTCGAAGCCCTCCTGGTCGACGAAGTCACGACGGACCGGGTCCTGAAGGTCCTGGGTCCAGTCGATGCGGATCGCGTTGCGGATGTGGTTCTTCTCGTAGGCGGACGTGTCCTCGTCCACCTCGACGATGGCGATGGTCGGGTCGTCCAGGTGCTCCTGGAGCCAGTCGGCGTCGACCAGGACGTCGCTGCGGCTCATGCTCTTTCTCCTCCGGGGCAGTTGCGGCGGGGCGTGCGAGATCTGCGGGGCGCGCCCATGACGAGGGCGGCGCACGGGTGCCCTTGGTGCAGGGCGGCGGGGATGCGCGCGCCGGCGCATGGGCCGACGCGGTCGCTCAGAAGGTGCGACAGAGCATGGCGGCGACGCGGCACAGGTCGACTGCCCGCCGCTTCGTGAGATCCGCCTGTCGCTTCATGCCGTCGATCGTAGGGACGGTCAGGCGCGTGTGTCACCGGTGTGTCGCATACTGAGACGAGAAAATCCACGATGTGGGATCCAAGGGGTCTGCTGAGGCGCGGGGCAAGGATCGCGGCCGCATGTATCCACCGTCACATCTGGGCTACGGACATCGCTGTCTCGCCCATCGGACACCCCAGGTCCTGCTGCCTGGCGCCTTACCTACCCGGCCAGGCGGACGTTGGAACCCTTCACCGTGATCTCGACGCCGCCCGGCGCGGCCTGGACCTTGTCCAGCTGGATGCCGCCGGGCAGGCCGTCGATCTTCTGCTGGAAGTCGGTGATGGCCCGGACCCGGGACTCGGCGATCTCGACACCGCCGAACTTGGGCAGGCCGTCGGCCTTCACCCGTACGGTGTCGCCGTCGATCACCGTCACGGAGCTGAGCACGGAGACCGGTTCGGGCAGCTTGGTGCCGAGGACGGTGCCCTCGACGGTGACCTTGATCTTGCCGTTGCCGCCGTCGGAGAGACCGACGACGTTGGCGGTGACGCCCGGGGCGACCTGGGTCGGCTCGGACTTCGCCGTCTTCAGCAGCTCGTCGTAGGCGATGGTCGCGGTGCCGGTCGCGCTGGTGGCGGTGGCGGAGCTGTAGTCGCCGGAGAACTCGACGTCCCGCATGTCGGCCCGGAGGTCGTCGATACGGATCTTCTCGGCGCCGTTGCCCGCGGCGGCCTCGTAGTTCGTGATGCCGACCTCGATGTCGTCGAGGGAACCGCCGACGACCTGGGTGAGGAACGGGAAGCCCTTGATGGACACGTCCGGGGTGGCGGAGAGGTTCTCGGTGGCCTTCAGGCGGTCGGCGGCCTCACCCTCGGCGAAGTTCACGGCGACGCGGTCGGCGATCACGAAGAGCCCGCCCAGGATCACGACGACGATCAGCAGTATTCGCAGTGCGCGCATGCGGTGTTTCCCCCACCTAGGCGGTTGGACGGCGGTCCGGTGTTCGACGACCGAACGGCCGTCCTTGCGTGAGGGTAACTCCGTGGGGGATGGGGGCCATGGGTTTGTCGATCATCTGTGACAGGTCAGGCGCCCGGCACCGGTGCCGGGGCGTTGCGCGACCCGGCGGAGCGGGGTGTGCCGCCGCGCCCACCCCATCGCGCCGTTCCGAGGACGGACACCCCCGGCGCGGCCCCGACCCATCACCGCCGCGCAGGCGCTAAACCAGGGCCCGCCCCAGTACGTAGACCACCGGGGCCGCGGCGGACAAAGGCAAGGCCACGCCTGCTGTGAAGTGGACGAAGCGGGACGGGTAGTCGTAACTGGCGACTCGGTGGCCGATCAGGGCGCAGGCTGCCGCGCCCGCGCCCAGGAGGGCGCCGGACGTGCCGAGGCCCGTCATCGAGCCGGCCGCGACACCGCCGCCCGCCCCCGCGAGCAGCGCCACCACCACCGACGCCGGGGTCGGCAGCGGCAGGGCGCGGGCCAGGACCGCGACCGCCACCGCGATCGCGCCCACGGTCACCGCGTCCGCCTCGGCCGCGAGGTACCCGCCCGCCACGATCGCCAGCGCCGACGCCGCGACCGTCGCCATCAGGCCGTACATCCGCTCGTCCGGGTCGGCGTGCGACCGCAGCTGGAGCACCAGCGCCAGCAGCACCCACACCCCGAGCGTGCCGAGGATCGCCGAGGGCGAGCGGTCCGACGCCAGCAGCGCCGCGTCCGCGGCCAGCGCGCCGGCGAAGCCCAGCGCGATGCCCTGCCGTGCCGGCCACATCCCGTTCAGCCGGAACCAGCCCGCCGCGGTGACGGCCTGGAGGGCGACGAGCGGCAGCAGGAGCGCATACGTGCCGACCGCCGCCGCGCCCGCCAGCAACAGCCCCAGCAGCGCCGTCAGCGCGGCCGGCTGCATCCCTGGCTCGATGATCGGCGACCGCCCCTCCGCCCGCGCCCGCTGCGCGTCGGTGAGCCGCTTGTTCCCGGCGACGGTGGCCGGGCCGTACTCGGCAGCGGAAGCAGGAGGGGGAGCAGGAGGCTCGTACCCCTGCGGCGGGAGATACGCCGTCTCCTCCGCAGCCGTCACCTGAGCGGAGACCGGCGCCTGCGTCTGCGTCTCCCAGGTCTGCCCCTGCCACTGCTGCGTGTACTGCTGAGCGGCGTACGGATCGTCGTACCCCTGAAACCCCTGATGGCTCTGTTGACCCTGATGTCCCTGCTGATAGCCCTGCTGGTGCCCCTGCTCAGGCCACCCCTGCGGCGCCTGCGGCTGCTGCCCATAGGGGTCGTAGCCGTCATACGGCTGGTTGGTCATCGCTCACCCTCCTGCGAACGGCGGGAGCACCTCGACCGTGCCGCCGTCGGCCAGCCGTACCGTCTCATGTCCGCGGGTGCCCACGGGGTCACCGTCCACGAGGAACGAGCATCGCCGCAGCACGCGCTCCAGTTCGCCGGGGTGTCGCTCCCGCACCCCGTCGAGCGCCTCGGCGAGCGTGGCGGCCTCGTACGGCTCCTCGGCCACCCCGGCCGCGGCCTTGGCGGCGGCCCAGTAGCGCACCGTGACCTTTGGCATCTGCTTCCTCGATTGCTTGTCGGTGAACCCCGTCAGGCTAGCCCGCCCGGCCCACGACCCACTCCCCGATCCGCCCCAGCAGTTCGCCGCTCGCCGCGTGCTCGGCATGCCCCATGCCCGGCTCCAGCCACAGTTCGCCCTGGTCGGCGGCGGCCGCGGCCAGCATGCGGGGATGGTCGACGGGGAAGTAGCCGTCGGCGTCGCCGTGCACGATCAGCAGGGGCGTGGGGGCGATCCGGGGCACCGCCTCCACCGGGGAGAGCGGGACCGGGTTCCAGTCCCGGTGATGGATGCGGGTACGGAAGCCGTAGCGGCTCACCACCCGGCCCTCCGGCCGCGTCACCAGCCAGTGCAGCCGGCGCATGGGGGCCGTTCCCCGGTAGTACCAGCGTGCGGGGGCGCTGACGGACACCACCGCGTCCGTCGCCTCCTCGTACAGCGCCGCATGCCGCAGCACCACCGAGCCCCCCATGGAGAACCCCACCGTCCCCACGCGCGCGTGCCCGAGCTCCCGGGCCCACCGCACCGCCGCCGCAAGATCGAGCACCTCCCGGTCCCCGACCGTCGACCGCCCGCCGGACGCCCCGTGGCCCCGGAAGGAGAACGTGACGACGGCCCCGTACCGGGCGAAGGCCTGCGCCACCCGCCGCACGTGCGGCCGGTCCACGGCACCGGTGAAGCCGTGGGCGACGACGAACACGGGATGAGCGGCAGATGTCCGGGAGACGTCGTATACAACCGCACCCGGGTCGTATACGGCATCGATCGTCACACCGTCGGACGTGCGCAGAAATGTCCGCAATTGCGACCGCACAGGCGTTCCCCGAGTTGTCTCGGAGTGCGGACGATCGGTGGAACGCGCCACATGATCTGCCGGGCCAGAGCTCATGTGGGCTATTCTGCTAGGCAGAGGACTCGGGCAGCGTAGCCCCCGGGTCCTTTTGTGCTTTCGGAAGCGTTGTATACGACGCGGGAAACCGCAGGTGTACGGGGCCTTCGGGATCGCAGAGCCAGTGCTGTGCCAACAAACGTCCTCGCAGGGACCGAGGAGGAACCAGACGTATGAGTTCTCTGCTGCTCCTGACCAATGCCCTCCAGCCGTCGACGGAGGTGCTCCCCGCCCTCGGCCTGCTCCTGCACAACGTGCGAGTGGCCCCCGCGGAGGGGCCCGCCCTCGTCGACACCCCCGGCGCCGACGTCATCCTCGTCGACGGCCGCCGCGATCTGCCGCAGGTCCGCAGCCTGTGTCAGCTACTGCGCTCGACCGGACCCGGCTGCCCGCTCGTCCTCGTCGTCACGGAGGGCGGTCTCGCCGCCGTCACCGCCGACTGGGGCATCGACGACGTCCTGCTCG
This region of Streptomyces caelestis genomic DNA includes:
- a CDS encoding LmeA family phospholipid-binding protein, which gives rise to MRALRILLIVVVILGGLFVIADRVAVNFAEGEAADRLKATENLSATPDVSIKGFPFLTQVVGGSLDDIEVGITNYEAAAGNGAEKIRIDDLRADMRDVEFSGDYSSATATSATGTATIAYDELLKTAKSEPTQVAPGVTANVVGLSDGGNGKIKVTVEGTVLGTKLPEPVSVLSSVTVIDGDTVRVKADGLPKFGGVEIAESRVRAITDFQQKIDGLPGGIQLDKVQAAPGGVEITVKGSNVRLAG
- a CDS encoding alpha/beta hydrolase, which translates into the protein MSSGPADHVARSTDRPHSETTRGTPVRSQLRTFLRTSDGVTIDAVYDPGAVVYDVSRTSAAHPVFVVAHGFTGAVDRPHVRRVAQAFARYGAVVTFSFRGHGASGGRSTVGDREVLDLAAAVRWARELGHARVGTVGFSMGGSVVLRHAALYEEATDAVVSVSAPARWYYRGTAPMRRLHWLVTRPEGRVVSRYGFRTRIHHRDWNPVPLSPVEAVPRIAPTPLLIVHGDADGYFPVDHPRMLAAAAADQGELWLEPGMGHAEHAASGELLGRIGEWVVGRAG
- a CDS encoding VOC family protein; this translates as MRLTAATLDAPNARELAAFYLRLLPGWRVWRGEESRDWVHIRPPDGGTGLSFQTDPAYRPPVWPSTPDRQQMMIHLDIEVDDLERETARALAEGARLAAYQPQDGVRVLLDPAGHPFCLYTETSQ
- the ygfZ gene encoding CAF17-like 4Fe-4S cluster assembly/insertion protein YgfZ, encoding MKSPLLTLPGAVPAEGVDEGVAAHYGDLFREQRALADGAGFVDLSHRGVVTVTGEDRLAWLHLLLTQHVSDLPAGRATEALILSANGHIEHALYLVDDGETVWAHVEPDTQDALIAYLESMKFFYRVEVADRTADIALVHLPAGSIAEVPQGVAVRETPYGRDLFLPRADLEAYAGQAGPPAGILAYEALRVEQHRPRLGFETDHRTIPHELGWIGSAVHLQKGCYRGQETVARVQNLGKPPRRLVFLHLDGSEVHLPVAGTELRLADDGPDGRKIGFITTSVRHHELGPVALALVKRNVPVDAPLVAGDTAAAQEAVVEP
- a CDS encoding MoaD/ThiS family protein, yielding MPKVTVRYWAAAKAAAGVAEEPYEAATLAEALDGVRERHPGELERVLRRCSFLVDGDPVGTRGHETVRLADGGTVEVLPPFAGG
- a CDS encoding Fur family transcriptional regulator → MVSTDWKSDLRQRGYRLTPQRQLVLEAVDTLEHATPDAILVEVRKTASGVNISTVYRTLELLEELGLVSHAHLGHGAPTYHLADRHHHLHLVCRDCQNVIEADVSVAAEFTAKLRQTFGFDTDMKHFAIFGRCEDCTLKASTTES
- a CDS encoding DsrE family protein; translated protein: MAKNLVIKVTAGADAPERCSQAFTVAAVAVASGVDVSLWLTGESAWYALPGRAAEFELPHAAPLPDLLDSILAAGRVTLCTQCAARREISEQDVIKGVRIAGAQVFVQEAMADDTQALVY
- a CDS encoding FABP family protein → MIEIPSDLHKDLVPLAFLLGNWAGAGVHDFPGSEKCNFGQEVAFTHDGRDFLEYRSHSWVLDKDGSKVRPLESEHGYWRIDAGRKVEVTMTRDDGVIEIWYGELADKKPQIDLVTDAVARTAASQPYTGGKRLYGYVKSDLMWVGEKQTPDVELRPYMSAHLKKVVTPEEVERWAKALPDDMPDDGIAFFK
- a CDS encoding DUF3099 domain-containing protein, translating into MYARRRRTYFAMMGGCIGLFVLAWGVVRLWSVPVAVGMCVVAMVIPPVAAMVANRRGPDDRWWDDPSGDPKSDEWWDELDGKKRRY
- a CDS encoding RsiG family protein, with amino-acid sequence MSTSRTGHPLDAVWSSHTGTGASEYHRPPTQRTDSPPLPSDAPEHDLTALSLPELRTLRREAQRDEADLSYVRRLLQGRIDILRAELKRRTPVAASVAVPAQASVVERLAEILRDAPARHRSSARHLTLGTPQGEEYRRLAAEMLAEVELSDLDARTDLELNTAMVRLVRYEQQVSRRRQRLQRTADECSAEIARRYREGEAQVDDLLV
- a CDS encoding putative leader peptide; amino-acid sequence: MKRQADLTKRRAVDLCRVAAMLCRTF
- a CDS encoding DUF1416 domain-containing protein: MCGAKAGGPDASTIKPGETTIQGQVTKDGEPVVGYVRLLDSTGEFTAEVPTSATGQFRFYAAEGTWTVRALVPGATADRTVVAQKGGLAEVAIAV
- the dtd gene encoding D-aminoacyl-tRNA deacylase → MRAVVQRVDGASVVVDGETVGAIEGEGLCVLVGVTHEDTKEKAAQLARKLWSVRMLHDEKSCSDIDAPLLVISQFTLYGDARKGRRPTWNAAAPGEVAEPLVDEVVAQLRSLGATVATGRFGAAMRVSLTNDGPFTVLIEI
- a CDS encoding sulfurtransferase codes for the protein MSRSDVLVDADWLQEHLDDPTIAIVEVDEDTSAYEKNHIRNAIRIDWTQDLQDPVRRDFVDQEGFEKLLSEKGIANDHTVILYGGNNNWFASYAYWYFKLYGHDNVKLLDGGRKKWELDARELVAGDEVPERPKTDYKAKAQDTSIRAFRDDVVAAIGSQNLVDVRSPDEFSGKLLAPAHLPQEQSQRPGHVPSARNIPWSKNANDDGTFKSDEELKELYAAESVDLAKDTIAYCRIGERSALTWFVLHELLGVENVKNYDGSWTEYGSLVGVPIELGANK